Proteins from one Malaya genurostris strain Urasoe2022 chromosome 2, Malgen_1.1, whole genome shotgun sequence genomic window:
- the LOC131429050 gene encoding uncharacterized protein LOC131429050 has product MAAEKKLLVTSYSRMVDSIESRAEKLLIFVRSFDTEKQDKSLLEDKLESVEAMRSLFHETEVKLYGVIKEDEVQSLQMTSEKIEDMFDEIRHLIRTTLRAVEPPKPVSSHVTVASIQQSQAKLPDIPLPRFNGQLEDWISFKGQFNALIKRREGLSESEKLFYLKAAIQDGVARHVQSSEDTFVSLWKALSSEFENKKLLVDKHIAQLFHLKPIIRESGSALRCLINDVTRNIRALANLELKLDPLSEQFLVHLICSRLDSRTRKDFEMQLIDQSLPAWEKLLDFLQSRCRCLENMEQDGKSLPVLGVGSRVKYNFGDRSTTNSKSFSINTVSNKTATIATCFLCKGTHYLSRCEQFLQMPPSDRFIRVKGFGLCLNCFSNKHMVADCKSSSCRKCARRHHTTLHETEPMPSTLTNSTNRANSTTTTTSTNTIIATVSSSILKTKQIILYTAVGLVEDEYGNSVDCRILLDCGSMHNLITTHVVNTLRLRMVKADCHIEGVSGTPQFIKNKVGATIRSTVDKDVSMKFQFLVMKRITTDLPIRSFSVDSERIPADVVLADPMFNRSRRIDMLLGIQVFNELFTGQCFSLTDDRTFWCKETIFGWVVGGSVDEQEERRSCTKFCGVVTNEALSEQISRFWEIEPIPEARKLTQDERAAEQNFEDTYRRLPDGRYEVCLPKKVNIQNLGNSEEMALRRFVQTERRLTHDSSLREQYNLFMRDYHEQGHMTKIDPCKSGYFIPHHAVFNPTSITTKMRVVFDASAPTTSGSSLNDHLLFGPVLQRRLIDTVLRFRIPKVVFTADITQMFRQIQVRAEDRKYQQIFWRADQGDPLEVYQLTTVTYGTACAPFLATRTLEQLCKDESKNFPLASKAGTEDFYVDDLLSGANTVDEALALQNEFIQMLSSGGFKLHKWASNHPELLQSVPNADAEQVASFRE; this is encoded by the coding sequence ATGGCGgccgagaaaaaacttttggtTACGTCATACAGCCGCATGGTTGACTCTATTGAGTCACGTGCagaaaaattattaatatttgtGCGTTCTTTCGATACCGAGAAACAGGATAAATCTCTTCTCGAGGACAAATTAGAGTCAGTTGAAGCTATGCGTTCTTTATTTCATGAGACTGAGGTTAAGTTGTACGGGGTGATTAAGGAAGATGAGGTTCAATCATTGCAAATGACTAGTGAAAAGATAGAAGACATGTTTGATGAGATACGCCATCTTATTCGAACCACACTTCGTGCGGTTGAACCTCCCAAACCAGTGAGTTCTCATGTGACGGTTGCGTCTATTCAACAATCCCAAGCGAAATTACCAGACATTCCTCTTCCTCGTTTCAACGGACAATTGGAAGACTGGATTTCCTTTAAAGGTCAATTTAATGCTCTTATCAAGCGCCGGGAAGGTCTTTCAGAAAGTGAAAAATTATTCTATTTGAAGGCTGCCATACAAGATGGAGTTGCTCGCCATGTTCAATCTTCCGAAGACACGTTTGTGTCCCTTTGGAAGGCCCTTAGTAGCGAGTTTGAGAATAAAAAACTTCTAGTTGATAAGCACATTGCCCAGTTGTTTCACTTAAAACCGATCATTCGGGAGTCAGGGTCTGCATTACGGTGTTTGATAAATGATGTTACTCGCAACATTCGAGCATTAGCGAATCTTGAGTTGAAACTAGATCCCTTATCAGAACAATTCCTGGTACATCTCATTTGTTCTCGTTTGGACTCTCGTACTAGAAAGGATTTCGAAATGCAATTGATCGACCAGTCGTTACCGGCTTGGGAAAAATTGCTTGACTTCTTACAGTCACGATGCAGATGTCTAGAAAACATGGAACAAGATGGCAAGAGTTTACCTGTACTAGGTGTGGGCTCCCGCGTAAAATACAACTTCGGTGATCGCTCAACTACTAATTCTAAATCTTTTTCAATTAATACTGTCTCAAACAAAACTGCTACCATTGCCACGTGCTTTCTGTGTAAAGGTACTCACTACTTGAGCCGTTGCGAGCAGTTCCTTCAAATGCCACCATCGGATCGATTCATAAGGGTCAAGGGATTTGGACTCTGTTTGAACTGCTTCAGCAATAAGCACATGGTTGCGGATTGTAAGTCTAGTTCTTGTCGAAAATGTGCACGTCGCCACCATACGACTTTACATGAAACTGAACCAATGCCATCTACTTTAACAAACTCAACCAACCGAGCAAatagtacaacaactacaacatcGACGAACACGATCATTGCGACTGTCTCGTCATCGATTCTAAAGACAAAACAAATTATTCTTTACACAGCCGTTGGTTTGGTTGAAGACGAGTATGGAAATTCTGTGGACTGCAGAATTCTCCTTGACTGTGGATCGATGCATAATTTGATCACGACGCACGTTGTTAACACTTTGCGTTTGCGCATGGTAAAGGCTGATTGCCATATAGAAGGCGTTTCTGGTACACCACAGTTTATAAAGAACAAGGTAGGAGCAACGATTCGCTCTACTGTCGATAAGGATGTCTCGATGAAATTTCAGTTTCTAGTGATGAAACGGATTACAACTGATTTACCAATCAGAtcattttcagttgactcagagCGAATTCCAGCAGATGTAGTACTGGCAGATCCCATGTTTAATCGATCGCGGCGAATCGATATGCTGCTAGGAATTCAGGTGTTTAATGAACTATTTACTGGTCAATGCTTCTCCTTGACGGATGATCGTACATTCTGGTGCAAAGAAACGATTTTTGGATGGGTCGTTGGTGGATCTGTAGATGAGCAGGAAGAAAGGAGAAGTTGTACTAAATTTTGTGGAGTCGTTACAAACGAGGCGTTAAGCGAACAGATAAGCCGATTTTGGGAGATAGAGCCCATTCCGGAGGCACGCAAGCTAACACAAGATGAACGAGCAGCAGAACAGAATTTTGAAGACACATATCGCAGACTGCCAGATGGacgatatgaagtgtgccttccTAAGAAAGTAAATATTCAAAATCTGGGAAATAGCGAAGAGATGGCGTTGCGAAGATTCGTACAGACAGAGAGACGATTAACGCATGATTCTAGTTTACGAGAGCAGTATAATTTATTTATGCGCGATTATCATGAGCAAGGTCACATGACAAAAATAGATCCGTGCAAATCAGGGTATTTTATACCACATCATGCAGTGTTCAATCCGACGAGCATAACAACCAAGATGCGTGTTGTATTTGACGCTTCCGCACCAACGACTAGTGGATCTTCTCTGAACGATCACTTGCTTTTTGGTCCAGTTCTACAACGAAGACTAATCGACACAGTACTAAGGTTCCGTATTCCTAAGGTAGTGTTTACTGCGGACATTACCCAAATGTTCCGACAAATCCAAGTGAGAGCTGAAGATCGAAAGTACCAACAAATTTTTTGGCGAGCAGACCAAGGAGACCCATTAGAGGTATACCAGTTAACCACGGTGACCTACGGAACAGCATGTGCGCCATTTTTGGCTACAAGAACACTGGAGCAATTGTGCAAGGACGAGAGCAAAAATTTTCCTTTGGCATCGAAAGCGGGCACTGAAGATTTTTATGTAGATGACCTGTTGAGTGGAGCGAATACTGTCGACGAGGCTTTAGCTTTGCAGAATGAATTCATTCAGATGCTGTCATCAGGGGGGTTCAAGTTACATAAATGGGCGTCGAATCATCCAGAATTACTGCAGTCCGTACCAAACGCAGATGCGGAGCAAGTTGCTTCTTTTCGAGAATGA